The Cryptococcus depauperatus CBS 7841 chromosome 7, complete sequence genome window below encodes:
- a CDS encoding GTP-binding protein ypt2 — MSGPAGQHYDFLIKLLLIGDSGVGKSCLLLRFCEDSWTPSFITTIGIDFKIRTIELDGKRIKLQIWDTAGQERFRTITTAYYRGAMGILLIYDVTDEKSFNNIRTWLANIEQHASPGANKILIGNKCDWEEKRAVSLEQGRALADEFGLRFLETSAKANEGVEEAFFTLARDIKTRLIDSQPQEAAPTQPGAERGRVDVNKSGESSSGGCC, encoded by the exons ATGTCGGGTCCAGCAGGTCAACATTACGATTT CTTAATCAAACTTCTTCTTATTGGGGACTCTG GTGTCGGCAagtcttgtcttcttttgcGTTTCTGCGAGGATTCTTGGACGCCTTCATTCATCACTACTATTG GTATTGACTTCAAGATTCGAACGATTGAGCTTGACGGGAAGCGCATCAAGCTTCAAATT TGGGATACTGCTG GTCAAGAACGTTTCCGGACGATTACAACGGCATACTATAGAGGAGCTATGGGTATCCTGTTGATCTACGACGTTACCGATGAAAAATCTTTCAATA ACATTCGAACCTGGCTTGCCAACATTGAACAACATGCATCACCTGGTGCCAACAAGATTCTCATCGGTAACAAGTGTGATTGGGAAGAAAAGCGAGCTGTCTCTCTTGAACAAGGACGAGCGCTTGCCGATGAGTTCGGATTAAGGTTTTTGGAGACTAGTGCAAAGGCAAACGAGGGAGTTGAAGAGGCTTTCTTCACTTTGGCTAG AGATATCAAGACTCGTCTGATTGACTCTCAACCTCAAGAAGCAGCTCCTACTCAGCCTGGCGCCGAGCGCGGAAGGGTAGACGTCAATAAATCTGGAGAATCATCTTCTGGAGGTTGTTGTTGA
- a CDS encoding glycine cleavage system T protein produces MNRAIRYSRVSHALAWPGSRRAMMTRGLAGSPACSKEQLSKTPLYDLHVEKKAKMVPFAGWTMPLSYGEVGQIVAHQHVRSEAGLFDVSHMLQHMFNGPTAQDFLLSLVPSSLSSLPPFSSTLSVILNDDGGIIDDTIITKHAHNEFYVVTNAGRAAEDKAWIGKKLEAWNATHPGKEVKWKTLDGWGLLALQGPKAKDVLQRITEEDLTKVKFGESVFAELKTFDGSAVKCHIARGGYTGEDGFEISVPPESTVALTNTIIALPETMLIGLGARDSLRLEAGMCLYGHDLDESVSPVEAALSWVIGKDRRTEDAQPSFPGKSRILRELTEGPNRRRVGFEISGSPAREGCKVFDALGEKQIGIITSGIPSPTLGVNIAMGYIANGSHKKGTAVKVEVRKKLRDAVVRPMPFVPTKYYK; encoded by the exons atgAATAGAGCCATAAGGTATAGCAGAGTCAGCCATGCCCTTGCTTGGCCGGGTAGCAGAAGGGCAATGATGACCAGAGGACTTGCAGGCTCTCCAGCTTGCTCAAAA GAGCAACTTAGCAAAACTCCATTGTATGATTTGCATGTTGAgaaaaaagccaagatGGTCCCCTTTGCTGGATGGACTATGCCTCTCTCTTATGGTGAAGTTGGTCAAA TCGTTGCACACCAACATGTCCGATCCGAGGCGGGCTTGTTTGACGTTTCTCATATGCTTCAGCACATGTTCAATGGACCCACCGCCCAAGATTTCCTACTCAGCCTTGTGCCCTCCTCACTCAGCTCCCTTCcaccattctcttccactctttcagTCATCCTCAATGACGATGGAGGTATTATTGATGACACTATTATCACCAAACATGCTCATAATGAGTTCTATGTCGTGACGAATGCTGGCAGAGCCGCTGAAGATAAAGCATGGATCGGTAAAAAGCTTGAAGCATGGAACGCCACGCATCCTGGCAAAGAAGTGAAATGGAAAACCCTTGATGGGTGGGGTCTCCTAGCTCTCCAGGGGCCTAAAGCCAAAGACGTCCTTCAAAGAATcacagaagaagatttgaCCAAGGTCAAGTTCGGCGAAAGCGTGTTTGCGGAGCTAAAGACTTTCGATGGGTCTGCTGTCAAGTGTCATATTGCCCGAGGAGGTTATACAGGCGAAGATGGCTTTGAA ATTTCTGTTCCTCCCGAGTCAACTGTAGCCCTCACAAACACCATCATCGCCCTCCCAGAAACGATGCTCATTGGACTTGGCGCTCGTGATTCTCTTCGACTGGAGGCTGGCATGTGTCTCTACGGCCATGACCTAGACGAGTCTGTCAGCCCCGTAGAGGCTGCTCTAAGCTGGGTCATTG GCAAAGATAGACGGACTGAAGATGCACAACCTTCCTTCCCTGGCAAATCGAGAATCCTAAGAGAACTCACAGAGGGTCCCAATAGACGTCGAGTGGGTTTTGAAATTAGTGGATCGCCTGCGCGGGAAGGATGCAAGGTTTTTGATGCGCTGGGCGAGAAACAGATTG GTATTATTACTTCTGGTATTCCATCGCCTACCCTCGGTGTCAACATCGCTATGGGTTACATCGCCAACGGTTCTCACAAAAAGGGCACCGCAGTTAAGGTTGAAgtgagaaagaaattgagAGATGCGGTTGTTAGACCGATGCCGTTTGTGCCCACCAAGTACTATAAATAA